The nucleotide sequence AGACTAATAACTTAGATCATCCTTACCGCAAAACTGAACTTCTGGCTTTCGGGGAATATCTGCCTTTGAGTGAGCGCTTCCCGTTCCTACTCAAACTTCTGCCATTCGTTTCTAACTTCGGTCGCGGCAACGGTCCCGAAGTCATGACTTGGAACTTCCGCGGCGAAGAGATTCACTGGGGTGGGCAGATTTGCTACGAGGGACTTTATCCTGAATTCTCTCGCGGCTTAGCGAAAAAAGGCTCTGACATTTTGGTGAATGTCACAAATGACTCTTGGTTCGGAGATCATGCCGAGCCTTACCAACATCTTTATATGACTTTGGCGCGCGGAATTGAAGTGCGCCGACCTTTGGTGCGTTCAACAAATACCGGAATTAGTACGGCCGTCCTTGCAAATGGTGATGTTCTACAAAAATCACCTCTTCATAAGGAATGGAGCGGTCAGTTCGTGATAAAGTATTTGAAGAATGCGCCGGTGACTTTCTACACAAAGTGGGGCCACTTCGACTGGGTTCTTTTGATTGCCGCCCTACTGACTTTGATTATTACAGGAGCTCTTCATGCAAGATCTCGTCGTTCTTGATTGGATAGAAATTTTAGAAAAGATTCGTTCGCACGCGACGAGTGAAGCCGGCCGTGAAGCCGTGATGGAAACAAAACCACTGGCTTCAAAAGAACAAGCTTACCAAAGCTTTCAAGAAATCGCCGATGCCACAGAAGTTTTGAACCAAGGTATCCGCCCGTTCATGCAAAGCTTGGATCTTTATTCCACCTGGATCACCCGCCTAAAAAAGCACGCCGTTTTAAAAACTTTAGAAATCAAAGACGTGCGCAGTTTCTGCTTAGAAGCCTTGGCTTTGAAAGAAGCTTTAAACACGGTTGAAAACAACTGGGCACAGAAATTAGCCAGCAGCGTGATGAAAGCCGATGAGCCTTTATCCGCAATCGATCAAATTCTGACTCCGGGCGGAGAAATTCGCGCTGACGCCAGTGAAACTCTGTACCGTCTTTACAAAGAAAAAGAACGTCTGGCTCGCGAAGTGCAAACGACGCTGGATCGCTTGGTTAAAGCTCACAACATGGAAAACGTACTTCAAGATAAGTACGTGACGACTCGCGATGGTCGCTGGGTCTTGCCTGTTCGCAGCGGCATGCAACATCACTTACCGGGAGTTATTCACGGCTCTTCACAGACAAAACAAACTGTGTTCATGGAACCCGAAACCGTGATTCCGACGAACAATCGTCTGCGCCAAATTGAAGTCGAAATTGAAGATGAGATCGAAAGACTTTTGACCGAGCTTTCAAGATATCTTTCGTCTAAAGCCAGTGAAATTGAAATCACACGCGAACTTCTGGAAGACGCCGACGTGCGTTTTTCTCAAGCGCAGTTTGCGACTTTGGTGGAAGCACACCCGATTGAGTTTTCTATCGACTCTTTAGAATTGATTGAAGCTCGTCACCCGCTTTTACAGCTTTCCGGCAAGAAAGTAGTTTCAAACTCGGTCCTTCTTGAGGGCAAAAAAGGGATCTTACTTCTAAGTGGTCCCAATGCCGGCGGTAAAACAGTTCTTTTGAAATCCATCGGTCTTGCAGCACAAATGGCCCGTTGTGGTCTTCCTATTTGTGCCAGCGAAACTTCGAAGCTTCCATTCTTTAAAGATATTCTTATCGGTATTGGAGACGCGCAAAGTGTTGATGAAGAATTAAGTACATTTGCGGCTCACTTAAAAATCTTAAGCAAAGCAGCGGCTATGAAAGGCCGTGAAAATCTTATTCTGATCGATGAGATCTGCGGATCCACTGATCCAGAAGAAGGAAGTGCCCTGGCAAGAAGCTTTATTGAAAGCTTTTCTTCAAACAACGTCTTTGCCGTTATCACTTCGCACTTAGGGCCTTTGAAATCCGGATGGGACGAAGAAACGCGCGTTCTGAATGGCAGCTTAGAGTACGATCCTAAAACGGGTCGCCCGACTTATCAATTTATCGCGGGTATTCCAGGCGATTCTTTGGCTATTCAAACTGCGAAACGCGTGGGTGTATCGCAAGCCATCGTACAAAGAGCTTTGGAAGTTCTAGCGCCCGCGACTCGTGCGCGCCTAGAGGGCTTAGAGCAAATCGAACAGCTCAAATCAGATATCAGCATTCTGCAAGATCATCTAAGAAAAGAAACGAACAAGGCCTTAGAAACAAAACGCAAGTACGAAGGCTTGTTAGAGCAGTTCAATAAAGATAAAGAAGAGTGGCTGCAAAGAACTTTGAAAAAAGCCGAGCGTAAAGTCGAAGAAGCCATTGCTCAGGCGAAAGTCACAGAAACTTTCAAACGCCACACGGCTTTGCAAGAAATCAAATACAAGCTACCTGAAATCGTTAAAGCAAAACCGGTTACAACTCCAGGGGCTCCGGAAAACGCGGAAGAGTTTGCAAAAAAATTCCCGCCAGGATCCAAAGTCTATGTTCCGACTTTAAGTTCGGATGGTATTGTACAAAGCACGCCGAATAACAAAGGCGAAGTCTTGGTTCTTTCAGGTTCTGTGCGTTTGCAACTTCACTGGCAGGATTTAAAACCTCCTGGAAAACCGCAAAACCCGACATCGCAATTGGTTCGTCAAAGTTCTTCTTTCACGGTGGCTTTAGCCGATGAAGATCGCACTTTGGATTTGCGCGGAAAAACAGTGGAAGATGCTTTGTCAGAACTGGAAGTGGCTTTAGATAAAGCGGCGACTTCGCGTGAAGACCGTTTGAAAGTCATTCATGGCCATGGCACTGAAGCCCTTAAAAAAGCGGTTCGCACTTACTTATCACGTTCCATCTATGTGAAAAAATGGAAAGCCGGTTCACCAGAAAGTGGTGGCGACGGTATTACCTGGGTTGAAATCGGCGAAGCTTAATTAAAGGTTCTATGTTATTAACAGACTACAACATCTCTAGCTGGATATTTTCTAAGACGTTGAGTCTTTGTTATTTCATCGCCTTTCTTTCGCTTCTGCCTCAGCTTTTAGGCCTTTATGGACGCCAGGGCATTCTGTCGATCGACCATCTTTTGAATCTTTTAGATAAAGAGATGCGCGCCGAAAGATTTTACCACGTGCCGTCGGTGTTCTGGTTTGCCTCTTCGGATCTGGCTTTGAAAGCGGTTTGTTTCATCGGCATGACGGCGGCTTCGCTGGCATTCTTAGGATTCAGTCAAAGCATTATGTTTCTTATTTGCTTTGTCTGTTATCTTTCGTTTGTTAGCGCCGGACAGCTCTTTCTCAGTTACCAGTGGGACAGTCTGCTTTTAGAGTTTGGATTTTTAGGACTTTTCTTTGCACCGTTTGCTTGGGAGTGGCTGCCTTTAGGAGCGCACATTCTGCATCCCATTGTATACTTCATGGTGCTCTTTCTGCTTTTCAAGCTGATGTTCCTTTCGGGAGTAGTAAAGCTGGCAAATAAAGATCCCTATTGGAAAGATCTGTCGGCGCTTTCTTTCCACTTCTGGACACAACCGCTACCGACCCCGCTAGCCTACTTTGTTCATAAATTGCCTTCGGGTGTTCTGCGCTTTTGCACCATGGCCATGTTCTTTATCGAACTCGTCACGCCATTTTTTATTTTCTATCCCGGCCCTCTGCAAACAGCCGCCGTTATTCTTCTAATCACGTTGCAGATTCTTATCATCCTTACTGGCAACTATGGCTTCTTTAATATTTTAACTATCGGCCTTTGCTTAGGAGTACTTCCCGATTCAACATGGGGATTTAAGATTAATTGGGTCGAGAATACTCCGGTGTCCACAGTCATGGCATTGGTACCACTTATTCTTGTTGTTCCCTCTTCCTTATTTTGGATTGCCAAAAGTTTGGCAGAAAAATCGAAGATGTGGGACTTCATGCTTCCTTACATGCGCTTTTTCTATCCGTTCCGAATTTGCAATCCGTACGGGCTTTTCGCAGTGATGACTCGCGTGCGACCCGAGCTTGTTTTAGAAGGAAGCAATGATGGAGTTCATTGGGAAACTTATGAATTTAAACACAAGCCCACTTCTCTTAAAAAATTTCCCACGATTGTGGCTCCTCACCAGCCACGCCTAGATTGGCAGATGTGGTTTGCAGCTTTAGAGTCTTTCAACGAAAACTTGTGGCTGCAAAATCTGCTCACACGTATTTTCGAAGGTTCTCAAGATGTGTTGATGCTTTTTGAGAAAGACCCTTTTAAAGGACAGCCTCCCAAAGCCCTTCGTTTTCTTCGCTATGAATATAAGTTTTCGAGCTTTGCCGAACTTCGTAAAGACGGCGTCTGGTGGACCCGAGAGCTTATTGCTCCTTACGGTCCGGTCTTTCAAAGAGAAGAATTCACAGACGACGAAAGCTCTCAGAAAAATGCAGAAAGTCTTTAAGCGCAGACTTTCGTTTCGTCTCAGCCTGAGAACGCTTACGCAAAAGTGACACTCCAAGTGCGGCACTCCCCTATAAGTTTGACGGACCACTTTGAGATCGTTTCACTGTGAGAAGCCTGCGTTCTGCAAGTCATTGAAAACACGTCGAAATCAACTTTGTTTCAGAGTGAAATATGGCACCACCATTGCTTTAGTACTATGGCATAGGGGGCTATATGAAAAATTCAAAACAACTTCTAACAACGATCCTGGTACTGACTGCAACTGCACTATTAACAGCTTGCGGATCTTCAAACACTGCGGGATCTTCGGATTTTTCTAGCCGCGTGGTAGATACAGGCACTTCATCTTCAACGAAGTCTGTAGCTTACTGCAACCAACGTTCTGCTAACGACATCACTGCAAAACTAAAAGCATACACTGACAATAGCAACTATGTTCGCATGGACTTTGTCTACGCTCGCTTGACTTCATTGCCTGCGACTTTCAAAAGCGATTCTTCATACATCTCTATGTGGAAGTGGTTGGCAAACTCTTCAGGCAGCACTCAATTGGATAACACTCCACTTCAATTCATCATCGTTCACCCAACAACAGGTCAAGCTTTGACTGGTTGGATGAAAACTATGAGATGGTCTGATGTTGCAACTGTAGCTTCTGCTTTAGGTGTTACGGATCCACAAACTTTCTTCAGCGCTGTAAATATCTTGGTTGATCTAAAAGACACTCAAGGTGAATACGATGTTCTTAAAGTGACAAACTATGACTTAAGCACAAACAAATCATTGAACGCTCTAGACATCCTTCTTCCAGCGTTCTACGCAAACCCTGCGGACTACGCTTTGGAATCAACAGGAACAGCTCGCGCTGGTGTCCTTAAAAACTTGCACCCTTTCGCAAGCTACTTGAACCAAGGTTACACAACATCTCAGTTCGTATCGATGGCTAACAACTACTGCTTCTAATAAGAAAAAAGAAGAAGCTTCAAAAGGGTGATCCCCCTCACCTTCAAAAGCAAAAAAAAGCGTACCCAAAAGGTACGCTTTCTTCTTTTTTTAATCCTGCATAAAACTAGCGAGTGGAAAATCGCATAAATCAAGGCGCAAGGAGAAAGGCGTACGTCCGTACGCCGCCGACGCAGCAACGCAGAGTTATGCGATTTGCCGCCGCTAGTGAGCACTTTCTTGAGAGACTTCGTCCGCCTGAAGATTTTCGCCCTGGCGATAACGGTCCACCAAAGTGCGATCCGTCGTTGGGAACGAGAATAAAAGCGAATGCACGTTCGACTCTTCGTCTTCTTGAGTGACCGCGATATAAGTCAAGTCTTTGACCGTCTCGTGATCCGGGAATTCTTTGATAAAGCTCACTAGAACGTTTCCATCAAGATCGTTCTTGCGCCAGATTTCATCTGCGCTTTCGATCGTCTCTTCGCGAAGAGCGGCAAACTCTGGAAACTTGTCTTGAGCGATGTCCTTTTCCCCACGCACTTTCAGCATGGCCATATAAAGACCCATCGCCAATGGATCACCCTCACCTAGTGCATCGCCTTCGATGGCGCCTTCAGCAACACTTTCAAAGTTTTTGTCGTAGGCCATCTCGCCACGCTGGTAGTTCTGCCATACGCGACTGTCTTTTGTGGGGAAGTGAATAAAAACAAACGTCGGATATTCGTCTTCAGACGACACATAGGCCACTGCGACATACTTAAATGCCTCATCACCTTGCTCGATATTTTTGATGAAGTGATACACCGGGAACTCTTCCAGAGTCTTATCGTCTAACCAAACTTCGTCTGGCTCGTCCAACGTCGCCTCAAGATAATGCTCTCGGCCAATTTGTTCTTCGTCATTATAATCGTCAGGACTTCGTAAAGATTGGTACTCTGATTCGAGTTTATCGATAGCTGACTGGAAATAGCCGTAAAGATCTTCCTCGGAGTCAAAAATAAGTCCCGCCGCTTCATCGACGATAATGTACTCTTTTTCAGAGGCACTTGTTGTTTTCTTCTTCGCACGGGATTTAGTTTTTGCCATATTCTTTCGCATCCTTCACACGTTCTATTATCAGAACATTTACGATCCCCAACAACTTAAAAAAAAGTGAGATCGACGAGGTTCGTCATAGTCTCATTTTTGGTCTTGCAACGGAATGATTTATTCCTCACCATCGGAAGTAAGACGTCGCAAGGAGGCGC is from Bdellovibrio bacteriovorus and encodes:
- a CDS encoding endonuclease MutS2, with the translated sequence MQDLVVLDWIEILEKIRSHATSEAGREAVMETKPLASKEQAYQSFQEIADATEVLNQGIRPFMQSLDLYSTWITRLKKHAVLKTLEIKDVRSFCLEALALKEALNTVENNWAQKLASSVMKADEPLSAIDQILTPGGEIRADASETLYRLYKEKERLAREVQTTLDRLVKAHNMENVLQDKYVTTRDGRWVLPVRSGMQHHLPGVIHGSSQTKQTVFMEPETVIPTNNRLRQIEVEIEDEIERLLTELSRYLSSKASEIEITRELLEDADVRFSQAQFATLVEAHPIEFSIDSLELIEARHPLLQLSGKKVVSNSVLLEGKKGILLLSGPNAGGKTVLLKSIGLAAQMARCGLPICASETSKLPFFKDILIGIGDAQSVDEELSTFAAHLKILSKAAAMKGRENLILIDEICGSTDPEEGSALARSFIESFSSNNVFAVITSHLGPLKSGWDEETRVLNGSLEYDPKTGRPTYQFIAGIPGDSLAIQTAKRVGVSQAIVQRALEVLAPATRARLEGLEQIEQLKSDISILQDHLRKETNKALETKRKYEGLLEQFNKDKEEWLQRTLKKAERKVEEAIAQAKVTETFKRHTALQEIKYKLPEIVKAKPVTTPGAPENAEEFAKKFPPGSKVYVPTLSSDGIVQSTPNNKGEVLVLSGSVRLQLHWQDLKPPGKPQNPTSQLVRQSSSFTVALADEDRTLDLRGKTVEDALSELEVALDKAATSREDRLKVIHGHGTEALKKAVRTYLSRSIYVKKWKAGSPESGGDGITWVEIGEA
- a CDS encoding lipase maturation factor family protein → MLLTDYNISSWIFSKTLSLCYFIAFLSLLPQLLGLYGRQGILSIDHLLNLLDKEMRAERFYHVPSVFWFASSDLALKAVCFIGMTAASLAFLGFSQSIMFLICFVCYLSFVSAGQLFLSYQWDSLLLEFGFLGLFFAPFAWEWLPLGAHILHPIVYFMVLFLLFKLMFLSGVVKLANKDPYWKDLSALSFHFWTQPLPTPLAYFVHKLPSGVLRFCTMAMFFIELVTPFFIFYPGPLQTAAVILLITLQILIILTGNYGFFNILTIGLCLGVLPDSTWGFKINWVENTPVSTVMALVPLILVVPSSLFWIAKSLAEKSKMWDFMLPYMRFFYPFRICNPYGLFAVMTRVRPELVLEGSNDGVHWETYEFKHKPTSLKKFPTIVAPHQPRLDWQMWFAALESFNENLWLQNLLTRIFEGSQDVLMLFEKDPFKGQPPKALRFLRYEYKFSSFAELRKDGVWWTRELIAPYGPVFQREEFTDDESSQKNAESL
- a CDS encoding PBECR2 nuclease fold domain-containing protein: MAKTKSRAKKKTTSASEKEYIIVDEAAGLIFDSEEDLYGYFQSAIDKLESEYQSLRSPDDYNDEEQIGREHYLEATLDEPDEVWLDDKTLEEFPVYHFIKNIEQGDEAFKYVAVAYVSSEDEYPTFVFIHFPTKDSRVWQNYQRGEMAYDKNFESVAEGAIEGDALGEGDPLAMGLYMAMLKVRGEKDIAQDKFPEFAALREETIESADEIWRKNDLDGNVLVSFIKEFPDHETVKDLTYIAVTQEDEESNVHSLLFSFPTTDRTLVDRYRQGENLQADEVSQESAH